In Rosa chinensis cultivar Old Blush unplaced genomic scaffold, RchiOBHm-V2 RchiOBHmChr0c28, whole genome shotgun sequence, a genomic segment contains:
- the LOC112181333 gene encoding NAC domain-containing protein 71-like: MALVDQFMTLDQLDVGVVKTFHPTEAELVGFFLYNKISMASNPGNHIQTFPEICIYGETGLPPWEIWRVYQQFKFPHQDFLYFFSWAKKVSPNKSRNSRTVGSDGGTWSETEAGRPVYISGSEEAFGKVRKFRYERNKDKTFEHHGAWLMEEYTINQAPDLALCRLKVNDKGGGRKKRKNSSDETNEDQNVRSKKCLKNRKVEPRRDQASFLDPEEQQEGSASFATTTSQLILSPYHHEDDQAVQVVPENNYDYDELQQILFSDDDCMDENLMFSPTIFL; the protein is encoded by the coding sequence ATGGCTCTCGTAGATCAATTCATGACTCTGGATCAACTTGATGTGGGTGTGGTGAAGACGTTTCACCCTACTGAAGCTGAGTTGGTGGGTTTCTTTCTATACAACAAGATTTCCATGGCCTCAAACCCAGGCAATCATATTCAGACCTTCCCTGAAATTTGTATATACGGCGAGACAGGCTTACCACCTTGGGAGATATGGAGGGTATATCAGCAATTCAAGTTTCCCCACCAAGATTTTCTCTACTTCTTCTCCTGGGCCAAGAAAGTGAGCCCCAACAAATCTCGCAACTCTCGCACGGTTGGCTCTGATGGAGGAACGTGGAGCGAGACGGAAGCCGGTAGGCCTGTGTATATCAGTGGAAGTGAAGAGGCGTTTGGGAAAGTCAGAAAGTTTCGGTATGAAAGGAACAAGGACAAAACGTTTGAGCATCACGGTGCTTGGTTGATGGAGGAGTACACCATCAACCAGGCACCAGATCTGGCTTTGTGCCGACTCAAAGTCAATGataaaggaggaggaagaaaaaagaggaagaataGTTCTGATGAGACTAATGAGGATCAGAATGTGAGAAGCAAAAAGTGTTTGAAAAACCGAAAGGTTGAACCGAGAAGAGATCAAGCTAGTTTCTTGGATCCTGAGGAGCAACAAGAAGGCAGTGCTTCCTTTGCTACTACTACTTCACAGCTAATTCTCTCTCCCTATCatcatgaagatgatcaagCGGTTCAGGTGGTTCCGGAGAACAATTACGATTATGACGAGCTGCAGCAGATCCTCTTTAGTGATGATGATTGTATGGATGAGAATCTAATGTTCTCTCCCACTATCTTCTTATGA
- the LOC112181325 gene encoding protein PHOSPHATE-INDUCED 1 has translation MAAFASSYLFLQLVLLISLFYFGSAARSLAETFDQTQQPILFQYHNGPLLTGKISINLIWYGKFKPSQRSIVSDFITSLSTSSQSTNQPSVATWWKSIEKYYHHSNAKKTSSLYLSLGNQILDESYSMGKSLSVGKHIKQLAAKGDQSNAINVVLTSSDVLIDGFCSSRCGTHGSSKSSFISGKSSKFAYIWVGNSETQCPGQCAWPFHQPIYGPQSPPLVAPNNDVGLDGMIINLANLLAGTVTNPFGNGFYQGPKEAPLEAASACPGVYGKGAYPGYAGDLLDDATTGASYNANGLNGKKYLLPALFDPSTSACSTLV, from the coding sequence ATGGCTGCTTTTGCTTCCTCTTATCTTTTTCTACAACTAGTCCTGCTCATCTCCTTGTTCTATTTTGGCTCAGCAGCTAGGAGCCTTGCTGAGACCTTTGACCAAACCCAGCAGCCTATACTATTCCAATACCACAATGGCCCTCTTCTCACTGGCAAAATCTCCATCAATTTGATCTGGTACGGAAAATTCAAGCCTTCGCAGCGCTCAATTGTTTCTGATTTCATCACCTCCCTTTCCACTTCTTCTCAGTCTACAAACCAACCATCAGTTGCTACATGGTGGAAATCCATAGAAAAATACTACCACCACTCCAATGCCAAGAAAACCTCATCTCTTTACCTCTCATTGGGTAACCAAATCCTCGATGAGAGCTACTCTATGGGCAAGTCCCTATCTGTTGGAAAACACATCAAACAGTTGGCAGCCAAGGGTGACCAGAGTAATGCCATCAATGTTGTTTTAACCTCATCAGATGTTCTTATTGATGGATTTTGCTCTAGCAGATGTGGTACACACGGGTCTTCAAAGAGCTCTTTCATCAGTGGCAAGAGCTCCAAGTTTGCATACATCTGGGTCGGAAACTCAGAGACCCAATGCCCTGGTCAATGTGCTTGGCCATTCCATCAGCCAATTTACGGACCACAATCTCCACCTTTGGTTGCACCCAACAATGATGTGGGTTTGGACGGTATGATCATCAATCTGGCTAACCTTTTGGCGGGGACTGTGACCAACCCTTTTGGAAATGGATTCTACCAGGGTCCCAAAGAGGCTCCACTAGAGGCTGCTTCGGCTTGTCCTGGTGTCTATGGGAAAGGAGCTTATCCTGGTTATGCAGGAGACCTCTTGGATGATGCTACAACTGGTGCTAGCTACAATGCCAATGGTTTGAATGGGAAGAAGTATTTGCTGCCTGCTTTGTTTGACCCTTCAACCTCAGCTTGT